A single window of Acanthopagrus latus isolate v.2019 chromosome 1, fAcaLat1.1, whole genome shotgun sequence DNA harbors:
- the LOC119016674 gene encoding uncharacterized protein LOC119016674: MQRLPPSGGRGKLLNNDQELAIVEMVVANNAIKLHELQTRIVEDNDMFENVDSISLTTIARTLSKHRVRMKQLYTVPFERNSERVKELRQQYIQRVMELEANQAPHEFIYLDEVGFNLAKRRRRGRNVIGQRATADVPGQRGANITMCAAISNAGLLLHRCQVGPYNTERLLAFLDDLHHHLIPQQNQEGENMRTFVIIWDNVAFHHSQAITAWFEAHPRLLRLFLPPYSPFLNPIEEFFSAWRWKVYDHQPHDQMSLLEAMDAGCREITADNCQGWIRHTKRFYPRCIALDNIRCDVDENMWPNPEDRRD; this comes from the exons ATGCaacgtcttcctccctctggggGAAGAGGAAAGCTCCTCAATAATGATCAAGAGCTTGCCATTGTGGAAATGGTAGTTgcaaataatgcaataaaactccATGAACTGCAAACTCGGATTGTAGAAgacaatgacatgtttgaaaatgttgacagtatCAGCCTCACAACAATTGCACGGACATTATCCAAACACAGAGTGCGGATGAAGCAGCTCTACACTGTTCCCTTTGAGAGGAATAGTGAAAGAGTCAAAGAGCTACGGCAACAATACATCCAG AGAGTTATGGAATTGGAGGCCAACCAGGCACCTCATGAGTTCATCTACCTTGATGAGGTGGGATTCAATCTGGCCAAAAGGCGTCGTCGTGGACGAAATGTTATTGGACAAAGGGCCACAGCTGATGtgccaggacagagaggggcaAACATAACAATGTGTGCGGCGATTTCAAACGCAGGATTGCTGCTTCACAGATGTCAGGTTGGACCCTACAATACAGAGCGCCTCCTTGCCTTTCTTGATGATCTCCACCATCACCTCATCCCACAGCAGAATcaagaaggtgaaaacatgaggaCCTTTGTGATCATCTGGGACAATGTGGCATTCCATCATTCCCAAGCAATTACAGCATGGTTTGAAGCCCACCCAAGACTACTGCGTCTGTTCCTTCCACCCTATTCACCTTTCCTCAACCCCATAGAGGAGTTCTTTTCTGCTTGGAGGTGGAAGGTTTATGACCATCAGCCACATGACCAGATGTCCCTCCTTGAAGCCATGGATGCTGGCTGCAGGGAAATCACAGCTGATAACTGCCAAGGGTGGATCCGTCATACTAAACGCTTTTATCCCAGGTGCATTGCCTTGGATAATATCAGATgcgatgttgatgaaaacatgtggcCTAACCCTGAAGACCGCAGAGATTAG